A part of Neodiprion pinetum isolate iyNeoPine1 chromosome 4, iyNeoPine1.2, whole genome shotgun sequence genomic DNA contains:
- the udt gene encoding uncharacterized protein udt isoform X3, translating to MYVETSCVNLRNGVQPTVENVCSGLRPDQQLITLFSENYVPVNCRSSLEGVWQFAYQNRFRFTGECNHPDAQIRSCQTAGTQFLITNQKFTINYKRCDTLEGTEDGLVEYSCLGDWFVDKNHFFAVANTKESRKDEKYRCFLKNRDDDLYIGVSITAECNTLKTVEKSPERLRITPVKSEVVDPGCRLPQNMSGDWINTANIDADIFINETHIIETWYPDEGRFRRTIYVCREQRDTRVMMARLTVDGCQKDYVCFDFVPQHHNVIRYRRGVAVIKDDFHTVCSWVQFPNKEAWKYDLYLAKYPVPVRCPVAGKYMFTQKGDILFETRILGGVTLSPRPNIYCKQNISDLSVCDTDQKEVAIDETYCLSVDHLGRPVDIYSTPDYKMKCIGYWKENLKSYLITYDELDAFSKYRCWVYQRADLNRVLMSQALGPYCDLKQDVTSSTQTEGAAVALQLQEYERERDQCPMHFDDGSNPWVQTENYIQVFRYDNGAPILSSSTVLVLVLLGALTQIF from the exons ATGTACGTCGAAA CGAGTTGTGTAAATTTACGTAATGGTGTCCAACCAACAGTGGAAAACGTATGCAGTGGACTGCGTCCAGATCAACAGTTGATCAcattattttctgaaaactacGTTCCAGTCAATTGTCGATCATCTCTTGAAGGTGTCTGGCAATTTGCTTATCAA AATCGATTCAGATTCACTGGAGAATGTAATCATCCAGATGCACAAATTCGTTCCTGCCAAACAGCTGGTACTCAGTTCTTGATTACAAATCAAAAGTTTACCATAAATTACAAACGATGTGACACATTAGAAGGAACTGAAGACGGAT TGGTGGAATACAGTTGTTTGGGTGACTGGTTTGTTGACAAGAATCATTTCTTTGCCGTCGCAAACACGAAGGAATCTCGAAAAGATGAAAAGTACAGATGTTTCCTGAAGAATCGTGATGATGACTTGTACATTGGTGTCTCTATAACTGCAGAGTGTAACACTCTAAAAACAGTTGAAAAAAGTCCTGAGCGTCTTCGTATAACGCCCGTTAAATCTGAAGTTGTCGACCCAGGATGTCGCTTACCTCAAAACATGTCTGGAGACTGGATAAACACTGCTAATATAGATGCAGATATTTTCATAAATGAGACCCACATAATAGAAACTTGGTATCCAGATGAAGGCCGTTTCAGGCGAACCATTTATGTATGTCGAGAACAAAGAGACACTAGAGTCATGATGGCCAGATTAACTGTGGATGGATG TCAGAAAGATTACGTTTGTTTTGACTTTGTTCCACAACATCATAACGTTATAAGATATCGGCGAGGTGTTGCTGTTATTAAAGATGACTTCCATACAGTATGTTCGTGGGTTCAATTTCCAAACAAGGAAGCATGGAAATACGACTTGTACCTCG CAAAATATCCAGTACCAGTTAGATGCCCTGTAGCAGGAAAATATATGTTCACCCAAAAAGGAGATATTTTGTTCGAAACAAGAATCTTGGGAGGTGTGACACTCTCCCCGCGGCCGaatatttattgcaaacaaAATATATCAGATTTATCAGTGTGTGACACCGATCAAAAGGAAGTAGCTATTGACGAAACCTACTGCCTTTCAGTTGATCACTTGGGACGACCAGTTGATATTTACA GTACACCTgattataaaatgaaatgcatTGGCTActggaaagaaaatttgaagtcATATTTAATTACATATGACGAATTGGATGCATTCAGTAAATATCGATGCTGGGTTTATCAAAGGGCAGATTTGAATCGTGTCTTGATGTCCCAAGCTCTTGGACCTTACTGTGACCTCAAACAAGATGTGACAAGTAGCACTCAGACCGAAGGTGCTGCCGTCGCTCTGCAGCTACAA GAATACGAGCGTGAACGAGATCAATGTCCCATGCACTTTGATGATGGCAGCAATCCTTGGGTacaaacagaaaattacattcaAGTTTTTCGTTATGATAATGGAGCTCCGATTCTAAGTTCATCTACTGTGTTAGTCCTAGTCTTACTTGGGGCTCTCACGCAAATTTTCTAA
- the udt gene encoding uncharacterized protein udt isoform X2 has protein sequence MTNKGFCINALSEYHVNYTFVFQKDVCYNCVKLVVRTVNVLEKLESSCVNLRNGVQPTVENVCSGLRPDQQLITLFSENYVPVNCRSSLEGVWQFAYQNRFRFTGECNHPDAQIRSCQTAGTQFLITNQKFTINYKRCDTLEGTEDGLVEYSCLGDWFVDKNHFFAVANTKESRKDEKYRCFLKNRDDDLYIGVSITAECNTLKTVEKSPERLRITPVKSEVVDPGCRLPQNMSGDWINTANIDADIFINETHIIETWYPDEGRFRRTIYVCREQRDTRVMMARLTVDGCQKDYVCFDFVPQHHNVIRYRRGVAVIKDDFHTVCSWVQFPNKEAWKYDLYLAKYPVPVRCPVAGKYMFTQKGDILFETRILGGVTLSPRPNIYCKQNISDLSVCDTDQKEVAIDETYCLSVDHLGRPVDIYSTPDYKMKCIGYWKENLKSYLITYDELDAFSKYRCWVYQRADLNRVLMSQALGPYCDLKQDVTSSTQTEGAAVALQLQEYERERDQCPMHFDDGSNPWVQTENYIQVFRYDNGAPILSSSTVLVLVLLGALTQIF, from the exons ATGACCAATAAGGGTTTCTGTATTAATGCGCTATCAGAGTATCACGTCAACTATACATTCGTGTTTCAAAAGGACGTGTGTTACAACTGCGTCAAACTAGTCGTCAGAACTGTCAATGTCCTCGAAAAGCTGGAAT CGAGTTGTGTAAATTTACGTAATGGTGTCCAACCAACAGTGGAAAACGTATGCAGTGGACTGCGTCCAGATCAACAGTTGATCAcattattttctgaaaactacGTTCCAGTCAATTGTCGATCATCTCTTGAAGGTGTCTGGCAATTTGCTTATCAA AATCGATTCAGATTCACTGGAGAATGTAATCATCCAGATGCACAAATTCGTTCCTGCCAAACAGCTGGTACTCAGTTCTTGATTACAAATCAAAAGTTTACCATAAATTACAAACGATGTGACACATTAGAAGGAACTGAAGACGGAT TGGTGGAATACAGTTGTTTGGGTGACTGGTTTGTTGACAAGAATCATTTCTTTGCCGTCGCAAACACGAAGGAATCTCGAAAAGATGAAAAGTACAGATGTTTCCTGAAGAATCGTGATGATGACTTGTACATTGGTGTCTCTATAACTGCAGAGTGTAACACTCTAAAAACAGTTGAAAAAAGTCCTGAGCGTCTTCGTATAACGCCCGTTAAATCTGAAGTTGTCGACCCAGGATGTCGCTTACCTCAAAACATGTCTGGAGACTGGATAAACACTGCTAATATAGATGCAGATATTTTCATAAATGAGACCCACATAATAGAAACTTGGTATCCAGATGAAGGCCGTTTCAGGCGAACCATTTATGTATGTCGAGAACAAAGAGACACTAGAGTCATGATGGCCAGATTAACTGTGGATGGATG TCAGAAAGATTACGTTTGTTTTGACTTTGTTCCACAACATCATAACGTTATAAGATATCGGCGAGGTGTTGCTGTTATTAAAGATGACTTCCATACAGTATGTTCGTGGGTTCAATTTCCAAACAAGGAAGCATGGAAATACGACTTGTACCTCG CAAAATATCCAGTACCAGTTAGATGCCCTGTAGCAGGAAAATATATGTTCACCCAAAAAGGAGATATTTTGTTCGAAACAAGAATCTTGGGAGGTGTGACACTCTCCCCGCGGCCGaatatttattgcaaacaaAATATATCAGATTTATCAGTGTGTGACACCGATCAAAAGGAAGTAGCTATTGACGAAACCTACTGCCTTTCAGTTGATCACTTGGGACGACCAGTTGATATTTACA GTACACCTgattataaaatgaaatgcatTGGCTActggaaagaaaatttgaagtcATATTTAATTACATATGACGAATTGGATGCATTCAGTAAATATCGATGCTGGGTTTATCAAAGGGCAGATTTGAATCGTGTCTTGATGTCCCAAGCTCTTGGACCTTACTGTGACCTCAAACAAGATGTGACAAGTAGCACTCAGACCGAAGGTGCTGCCGTCGCTCTGCAGCTACAA GAATACGAGCGTGAACGAGATCAATGTCCCATGCACTTTGATGATGGCAGCAATCCTTGGGTacaaacagaaaattacattcaAGTTTTTCGTTATGATAATGGAGCTCCGATTCTAAGTTCATCTACTGTGTTAGTCCTAGTCTTACTTGGGGCTCTCACGCAAATTTTCTAA
- the udt gene encoding uncharacterized protein udt isoform X1, whose protein sequence is MARNLSFFAYTMCYVLIHASLSRGQEERSCHIPLVIRGSWFSWENGEKTLTEINAETMTNKGFCINALSEYHVNYTFVFQKDVCYNCVKLVVRTVNVLEKLESSCVNLRNGVQPTVENVCSGLRPDQQLITLFSENYVPVNCRSSLEGVWQFAYQNRFRFTGECNHPDAQIRSCQTAGTQFLITNQKFTINYKRCDTLEGTEDGLVEYSCLGDWFVDKNHFFAVANTKESRKDEKYRCFLKNRDDDLYIGVSITAECNTLKTVEKSPERLRITPVKSEVVDPGCRLPQNMSGDWINTANIDADIFINETHIIETWYPDEGRFRRTIYVCREQRDTRVMMARLTVDGCQKDYVCFDFVPQHHNVIRYRRGVAVIKDDFHTVCSWVQFPNKEAWKYDLYLAKYPVPVRCPVAGKYMFTQKGDILFETRILGGVTLSPRPNIYCKQNISDLSVCDTDQKEVAIDETYCLSVDHLGRPVDIYSTPDYKMKCIGYWKENLKSYLITYDELDAFSKYRCWVYQRADLNRVLMSQALGPYCDLKQDVTSSTQTEGAAVALQLQEYERERDQCPMHFDDGSNPWVQTENYIQVFRYDNGAPILSSSTVLVLVLLGALTQIF, encoded by the exons ATGGCACgaaatttatcttttttcGCATACACCATGTGTTACGTTCTTATTCACG CCAGTTTATCGAGAGGTCAAGAGGAAAGATCATGCCATATTCCACTGGTTATCAGGGGTTCGTGGTTTTCTTgggaaaatggtgaaaaaacaTTGACTGAAATTAATGCAGAAACTATGACCAATAAGGGTTTCTGTATTAATGCGCTATCAGAGTATCACGTCAACTATACATTCGTGTTTCAAAAGGACGTGTGTTACAACTGCGTCAAACTAGTCGTCAGAACTGTCAATGTCCTCGAAAAGCTGGAAT CGAGTTGTGTAAATTTACGTAATGGTGTCCAACCAACAGTGGAAAACGTATGCAGTGGACTGCGTCCAGATCAACAGTTGATCAcattattttctgaaaactacGTTCCAGTCAATTGTCGATCATCTCTTGAAGGTGTCTGGCAATTTGCTTATCAA AATCGATTCAGATTCACTGGAGAATGTAATCATCCAGATGCACAAATTCGTTCCTGCCAAACAGCTGGTACTCAGTTCTTGATTACAAATCAAAAGTTTACCATAAATTACAAACGATGTGACACATTAGAAGGAACTGAAGACGGAT TGGTGGAATACAGTTGTTTGGGTGACTGGTTTGTTGACAAGAATCATTTCTTTGCCGTCGCAAACACGAAGGAATCTCGAAAAGATGAAAAGTACAGATGTTTCCTGAAGAATCGTGATGATGACTTGTACATTGGTGTCTCTATAACTGCAGAGTGTAACACTCTAAAAACAGTTGAAAAAAGTCCTGAGCGTCTTCGTATAACGCCCGTTAAATCTGAAGTTGTCGACCCAGGATGTCGCTTACCTCAAAACATGTCTGGAGACTGGATAAACACTGCTAATATAGATGCAGATATTTTCATAAATGAGACCCACATAATAGAAACTTGGTATCCAGATGAAGGCCGTTTCAGGCGAACCATTTATGTATGTCGAGAACAAAGAGACACTAGAGTCATGATGGCCAGATTAACTGTGGATGGATG TCAGAAAGATTACGTTTGTTTTGACTTTGTTCCACAACATCATAACGTTATAAGATATCGGCGAGGTGTTGCTGTTATTAAAGATGACTTCCATACAGTATGTTCGTGGGTTCAATTTCCAAACAAGGAAGCATGGAAATACGACTTGTACCTCG CAAAATATCCAGTACCAGTTAGATGCCCTGTAGCAGGAAAATATATGTTCACCCAAAAAGGAGATATTTTGTTCGAAACAAGAATCTTGGGAGGTGTGACACTCTCCCCGCGGCCGaatatttattgcaaacaaAATATATCAGATTTATCAGTGTGTGACACCGATCAAAAGGAAGTAGCTATTGACGAAACCTACTGCCTTTCAGTTGATCACTTGGGACGACCAGTTGATATTTACA GTACACCTgattataaaatgaaatgcatTGGCTActggaaagaaaatttgaagtcATATTTAATTACATATGACGAATTGGATGCATTCAGTAAATATCGATGCTGGGTTTATCAAAGGGCAGATTTGAATCGTGTCTTGATGTCCCAAGCTCTTGGACCTTACTGTGACCTCAAACAAGATGTGACAAGTAGCACTCAGACCGAAGGTGCTGCCGTCGCTCTGCAGCTACAA GAATACGAGCGTGAACGAGATCAATGTCCCATGCACTTTGATGATGGCAGCAATCCTTGGGTacaaacagaaaattacattcaAGTTTTTCGTTATGATAATGGAGCTCCGATTCTAAGTTCATCTACTGTGTTAGTCCTAGTCTTACTTGGGGCTCTCACGCAAATTTTCTAA
- the Cchl gene encoding holocytochrome c-type synthase produces MGNTLTSASVAATEVISPVLQEPHVKSKPHVHKSFEGEPPPECPMHKPKPEQSTKIVSECPIANVADGDINPLNMMPAGNQQPAPDQPFPLPTERQVSSIPKASDEGSFWVYPSQQMFWNAMLRKGWRWKNDDLAPKDMDDIIKIHNANNEQAWQEVLKWEALHARECGNPRLRSFGGNATKYSPRARIRHWMGYELPFDRHDWIVDRCGKDVRYVIDYYDGGDVDEKYTFALLDVRPAMDSLDNIWDRMKVAWWRWRYSREDSNQQTTATQSG; encoded by the exons ATGGGTAATACACTTACATCAGCCTCGGTCGCAGCTACGGAAGTGATATCACCAGTATTGCAAGAGCCTCATGTTAAATCCAAGCCACATGTTCACAAGTCCTTTGAAGGCGAGCCTCCTCCGGAATGCCCCATGCATAAGCCTAAACCTGAACAGTCGACTAAAATTGTCAGTGAATGTCCCATAGCTAATGTTGCAGATGGTGACATTAATCCTCTTAATATG ATGCCTGCGGGTAATCAGCAGCCTGCACCCGATCAGCCTTTTCCACTGCCCACAGAGAGGCAAGTATCTTCAATCCCAAAGGCAAGTGATGAAGGTAGTTTCTGGGTGTACCCATCTCAACAGATGTTCTGGAATGCCATGTTGAGAAAAGGTTGGCGCTGGAAAAATGACGACTTGGCACCAAAAGATATGGATGACATAATCAAGATTCACAATGCTAATAACGAGCAGGCTTGGCAAGAGGTACTCAAGTGGGAAGCACTTCATGCTAGGGAATGCGGTAATCCCAGATTGCGAAGCTTTGGTGGCAATGCAACCAAATATTCTCCACGTGCTCGAATTCGCCACTGGATGGG GTATGAACTACCTTTCGATCGCCACGATTGGATTGTGGACCGATGTGGGAAAGATGTGAGATACGTAATTGATTATTACGATGGCGGAGacgttgatgaaaaatatacatttgcACTGCTAGACGTTAGGCCAGCAATGGATTCTTTAGACAACATTTGGGACAGAATGAAGGTGGCTTGGTGGCGCTGGAGATACAGTCGTGAGGATAGTAACCAGCAGACTACAGCAACCCAGTCAGGATAG
- the LOC124217803 gene encoding traB domain-containing protein isoform X2: protein MSRMPRIPKYHLMENILICNNFEAIMSQQDETKEPLIGDFKRQNLLQMTEDEHLTMMNERGDHNPNPVQKKHALTEAFLIGESGSQSASQDDVIPQSSSVSIPDDKTHETDQDTGDKRIRTESPDSEIVVIDDNGEHKSIGSGPEYDVDAGVSTHNTDDKEYDTSIDNNLPETVTLLTASSGSKLYLVGTAHFSTESQNDVAKMIQAVQPHIVMVELCKARVNILQLDEKTILEEAQKLSFENIRNTIQQNGLFNGLMYILLLNMSARLTKELGMAPGGEFRRAFAEAKNVPNCLVHMGDRPINITIQRALSSLSWWQTLKLGWHLLASTGPISKEEVERCKRRDLLEEMLAEITGEFPILGEVFVKERDLYLTHSLQLACLPQRTATSFMPVRVVGVVGIGHVSGIVKHWGKVKTSEIPPILRIPPPSLSSKVLRFTVKASFVGAIIFIGYKIIPMPSGETIQSLKSSVGGFWKRQPFLNMAFQNIC from the exons ATGTCGCGAATGCCACGAATACCTAAATACCATTTGATGGAAAACATACTAATTTGTAACAAT TTTGAAGCAATAATGTCACAACAAGATGAAACTAAAGAGCCTCTAATTGGGGATTTTAAGAGGCAAAACTTACTACAAATGACAGAAGATGAGCATCTCACTATGATGAACGAAAGGGGTGATCACAATCCGAACCCTGTTCAGAAGAAACATGCATTGACCGAGGCCTTCCTTATAGGAGAATCTGGCAGTCAATCTGCTTCTCAAGATGATGTGATACCACAGTCGTCCTCTGTTTCAATTCCTGATGATAAAACTCATGAAACTGATCAAGATACTGGCGATAAACGTATACGCACAGAATCACCTGATAGTGAAATAGTTGTTATCGATGATAACGGTGAACATA AAAGCATCGGATCCGGTCCAGAATATGACGTCGATGCTGGAGTATCTACACACAATACTGATGATAAGGAATATGATACTTCTATTGATAATAACTTACCAGAGACAGTAACGTTACTTACAGCGTCTAGTGGAAGCAAATTGTATCTAGTGGGAACAGCCCATTTCAGTACGGAAAGTCAAAATGATGTTGCCaaa ATGATTCAGGCCGTTCAACCTCATATAGTCATGGTCGAACTCTGTAAAGCTAGGGTCAATATTTTACAACTTGACGAAAAGACAATACTTGAGGAGGCGCAGAAACTTAGTTTTG AAAATATCCGCAATACAATTCAACAAAATGGGCTTTTCAATGGACTGATGTACATTCTTTTGTTGAACATGTCTGCTCGTCTTACTAAGGAGCTTGGAATGGCTCCTGGTGGAGAATTTCGTCGAGCTTTTGCTGAG GCAAAGAATGTACCAAACTGTTTGGTACATATGGGTGATCGGCCAATCAATATAACTATTCAGAGAGCACTGAGCTCACTGTCTTGGTGGCAGACTCTGAAACTTGGATGGCATTTATTGGCATCAACAGGACCAATAAGTAAGGAAGAAGTTGAACGTTGTAAACGCCGAGATTTATTGGAAGAGATGCTTGCTGAGATAACTGGGGAGTTTCCGATACTAGGCGAGGTCTTTGTCAAGGAACGGGATCTCTACCTGACACACTCACTTCAACTCGCATGTCTCCCACAACGCACTGCAACCAGCTTCATGCCAGTTAGAGTAGTAGGTGTTGTTGGAATCGGACATGTATCTGGAATTGTGAAACACTGGGGCAAAGTGAAGACGTCAGAAATTCCACCTATTTTAAg AATACCTCCACCATCACTGTCAAGCAAAGTTTTACGTTTCACTGTGAAAGCTTCATTTGTTGgtgcaattattttcataggaTATAAGATTATTCCAATGCCATCTGGCGAAACTATTCAATCACTCAAGTCATCGGTCGGAGGCTTTTGGAAG CGCCAACCTTTTCTCAACATGGCATTCCAGAACATCTGTTGA
- the LOC124217803 gene encoding traB domain-containing protein isoform X4, with protein sequence MSRMPRIPKYHLMENILICNNFEAIMSQQDETKEPLIGDFKRQNLLQMTEDEHLTMMNERGDHNPNPVQKKHALTEAFLIGESGSQSASQDDVIPQSSSVSIPDDKTHETDQDTGDKRIRTESPDSEIVVIDDNGEHKSIGSGPEYDVDAGVSTHNTDDKEYDTSIDNNLPETVTLLTASSGSKLYLVGTAHFSTESQNDVAKMIQAVQPHIVMVELCKARVNILQLDEKTILEEAQKLSFENIRNTIQQNGLFNGLMYILLLNMSARLTKELGMAPGGEFRRAFAEAKNVPNCLVHMGDRPINITIQRALSSLSWWQTLKLGWHLLASTGPISKEEVERCKRRDLLEEMLAEITGEFPILGEVFVKERDLYLTHSLQLACLPQRTATSFMPVRVVGVVGIGHVSGIVKHWGKVKTSEIPPILRIPPPSLSSKVLRFTVKASFVGAIIFIGYKIIPMPSGETIQSLKSSVGGFWK encoded by the exons ATGTCGCGAATGCCACGAATACCTAAATACCATTTGATGGAAAACATACTAATTTGTAACAAT TTTGAAGCAATAATGTCACAACAAGATGAAACTAAAGAGCCTCTAATTGGGGATTTTAAGAGGCAAAACTTACTACAAATGACAGAAGATGAGCATCTCACTATGATGAACGAAAGGGGTGATCACAATCCGAACCCTGTTCAGAAGAAACATGCATTGACCGAGGCCTTCCTTATAGGAGAATCTGGCAGTCAATCTGCTTCTCAAGATGATGTGATACCACAGTCGTCCTCTGTTTCAATTCCTGATGATAAAACTCATGAAACTGATCAAGATACTGGCGATAAACGTATACGCACAGAATCACCTGATAGTGAAATAGTTGTTATCGATGATAACGGTGAACATA AAAGCATCGGATCCGGTCCAGAATATGACGTCGATGCTGGAGTATCTACACACAATACTGATGATAAGGAATATGATACTTCTATTGATAATAACTTACCAGAGACAGTAACGTTACTTACAGCGTCTAGTGGAAGCAAATTGTATCTAGTGGGAACAGCCCATTTCAGTACGGAAAGTCAAAATGATGTTGCCaaa ATGATTCAGGCCGTTCAACCTCATATAGTCATGGTCGAACTCTGTAAAGCTAGGGTCAATATTTTACAACTTGACGAAAAGACAATACTTGAGGAGGCGCAGAAACTTAGTTTTG AAAATATCCGCAATACAATTCAACAAAATGGGCTTTTCAATGGACTGATGTACATTCTTTTGTTGAACATGTCTGCTCGTCTTACTAAGGAGCTTGGAATGGCTCCTGGTGGAGAATTTCGTCGAGCTTTTGCTGAG GCAAAGAATGTACCAAACTGTTTGGTACATATGGGTGATCGGCCAATCAATATAACTATTCAGAGAGCACTGAGCTCACTGTCTTGGTGGCAGACTCTGAAACTTGGATGGCATTTATTGGCATCAACAGGACCAATAAGTAAGGAAGAAGTTGAACGTTGTAAACGCCGAGATTTATTGGAAGAGATGCTTGCTGAGATAACTGGGGAGTTTCCGATACTAGGCGAGGTCTTTGTCAAGGAACGGGATCTCTACCTGACACACTCACTTCAACTCGCATGTCTCCCACAACGCACTGCAACCAGCTTCATGCCAGTTAGAGTAGTAGGTGTTGTTGGAATCGGACATGTATCTGGAATTGTGAAACACTGGGGCAAAGTGAAGACGTCAGAAATTCCACCTATTTTAAg AATACCTCCACCATCACTGTCAAGCAAAGTTTTACGTTTCACTGTGAAAGCTTCATTTGTTGgtgcaattattttcataggaTATAAGATTATTCCAATGCCATCTGGCGAAACTATTCAATCACTCAAGTCATCGGTCGGAGGCTTTTGGAAG TAG
- the LOC124217804 gene encoding regucalcin-like isoform X1, protein MLRLCMLLCLLSPSWGYKVEQITEPLLLGEGPHWNALTQLLYFVDITNSTIHVYDPSTGVHNYTTLDGGAVTFIIPIAGTTDEFLISTELDIRHVIWDGQQDSTPESSIIYSAIQDSDGSRFNDAKVDRSGTLWAGTMGPEVTADVITERTGKLYRVTPYSSITTQLEDLLISNGLAWSADGTIMYYTDTGDNTIDSFDFNATADNPLSNRQHLFNFTEQAINGTSDGFTIDTDGNLWLACYGGYQVIVVNPTNGSLLMSIPLNSSKVTSLAWGGQELDELYVTTAKKGLSDDELTNYPESGATYRITGLGSRGYAGDNYVMYTTTTTSDSNSLHFTKISTFIYAFIMLILTCS, encoded by the exons atGCTTAGATTGTGTATGCTGCTGTGTTTGTTGAGTCCATCATGGGGCTACAAAGTGGAACAAATTACTGAGCCTCTTCTGTTGGGCGAAGGCCCACATTGGAATGCATTGACTCAATTATTATACTTCGTAGATATTACTAACTCAACCATTCATGTTTACGATCCTTCAACTGGTGTTCACAACTATACTACACTTG atggTGGGGCGGTAACTTTTATCATACCGATAGCAGGAACAACAGATGAATTCTTAATTTCAACAGAATTAGATATAAGACATGTTATATGGGATGGACAGCAGGATTCAACGCCAGaatcatcaattatttatagcGCAATACAAGATTCAGATGGTTCTAGATTTAATGATGCAAAAGTGGACCGCTCTGGAACACTTTGGGCAG GAACTATGGGGCCAGAGGTTACGGCTGATGTAATAACAGAGAGAACTGGGAAATTATATCGAGTAACACCATATAGCTCAATCACAACACAATTAGAAGATCTTTTGATTTCAAACGGTTTAGCATGGTCTGCGGACGGAACTATTATGTATTACACAGACACTGGTGATAATACCATTGATTCCTTTGACTTCAATGCAACTGCTGACAATCCATTGA GCAACCGACAACacttattcaattttaccgAACAAGCAATAAATGGTACCAGCGATGGGTTTACAATTGATACTGATGGAAATCTTTGGCTAGCATGCTATGGTGGATACCAG GTGATAGTTGTGAACCCTACAAACGGATCATTACTGATGTCTATTCCACTCAACTCTTCAAAAGTGACATCATTAGCTTGGGGTGGACAAGAATTGGATGAATTATATGTAACCACCGCGAAAAAGGGTTTGTCAGATGATGAGCTCACTAATTATCCTGAAAGCGGTGCAACTTATAGAATAACAGGGCTTGGATCAAGAGGTTATGCTGGAGACAACTATGTGATGTACACGACAACAACAACGTCTGATTCAAATTCTCTGCATTTCACAAAGATTTCTACTTTTATTTATGCATTCATTATGTTAATACTCACTTGTAGTTGA
- the LOC124217804 gene encoding regucalcin-like isoform X2, protein MVIPDGGAVTFIIPIAGTTDEFLISTELDIRHVIWDGQQDSTPESSIIYSAIQDSDGSRFNDAKVDRSGTLWAGTMGPEVTADVITERTGKLYRVTPYSSITTQLEDLLISNGLAWSADGTIMYYTDTGDNTIDSFDFNATADNPLSNRQHLFNFTEQAINGTSDGFTIDTDGNLWLACYGGYQVIVVNPTNGSLLMSIPLNSSKVTSLAWGGQELDELYVTTAKKGLSDDELTNYPESGATYRITGLGSRGYAGDNYVMYTTTTTSDSNSLHFTKISTFIYAFIMLILTCS, encoded by the exons ATGGTCATACCAG atggTGGGGCGGTAACTTTTATCATACCGATAGCAGGAACAACAGATGAATTCTTAATTTCAACAGAATTAGATATAAGACATGTTATATGGGATGGACAGCAGGATTCAACGCCAGaatcatcaattatttatagcGCAATACAAGATTCAGATGGTTCTAGATTTAATGATGCAAAAGTGGACCGCTCTGGAACACTTTGGGCAG GAACTATGGGGCCAGAGGTTACGGCTGATGTAATAACAGAGAGAACTGGGAAATTATATCGAGTAACACCATATAGCTCAATCACAACACAATTAGAAGATCTTTTGATTTCAAACGGTTTAGCATGGTCTGCGGACGGAACTATTATGTATTACACAGACACTGGTGATAATACCATTGATTCCTTTGACTTCAATGCAACTGCTGACAATCCATTGA GCAACCGACAACacttattcaattttaccgAACAAGCAATAAATGGTACCAGCGATGGGTTTACAATTGATACTGATGGAAATCTTTGGCTAGCATGCTATGGTGGATACCAG GTGATAGTTGTGAACCCTACAAACGGATCATTACTGATGTCTATTCCACTCAACTCTTCAAAAGTGACATCATTAGCTTGGGGTGGACAAGAATTGGATGAATTATATGTAACCACCGCGAAAAAGGGTTTGTCAGATGATGAGCTCACTAATTATCCTGAAAGCGGTGCAACTTATAGAATAACAGGGCTTGGATCAAGAGGTTATGCTGGAGACAACTATGTGATGTACACGACAACAACAACGTCTGATTCAAATTCTCTGCATTTCACAAAGATTTCTACTTTTATTTATGCATTCATTATGTTAATACTCACTTGTAGTTGA